A DNA window from Drosophila biarmipes strain raj3 chromosome 2R, RU_DBia_V1.1, whole genome shotgun sequence contains the following coding sequences:
- the LOC108022192 gene encoding endothelin-converting enzyme 2: MGSLLLLCSCLLASLHFIEAEVDINFTTANQIRKNLNRTTSPCSNFWNFACGGFGNASEYVDNFEWVEDQFASAMVELFESHLGENDTQAPRLIGQMRSYYKACTEDMRTMNATHAPEEVTEWSTDPVNFIQHVFCRIVFDERSGVANNDSMHQVIQLQMPDPSTRYSSLRVLQLLQLNTSLRNHNVVKLVRKLQQLRDRYREENPVVYTWTYSELRQQIPNVPWWHLCNQFLAGQNTSKECDHLSFEVSDRDYIRESSQFFHDFEDYNAKHLYLRLHLYVLLEESQPRERNPKTCIHHMRAFLPLGVNYMYDRFVYQNREKDTFQLMEILANVKATFGKYLEANRLQLTTQQLAYVRAKLEGMQLKVGNLPEEKSPEFYDTHYESANFTTSNFYGNLIQALALRARLQHAGLPNPGSRLDLQRYYVNDNVRKARTSPFYENERNTITVPMEFLQWPLFDHRQHSVFQQSLLGAVLAHEMNHAFEQEGILFDAAGNESPVGLQIRESPAFRDAIRCAERKPYVSLKERLADLNGLQLAYDSFFGLDHDSRKFEYRPYAFEAEFSAPQLFHLSYAQFFCGSLPPVIAHDRDDERVNVSVGNLRQFAYDFKCEESHLPPCEMWRPNVHP; this comes from the coding sequence ATGGGAAGTCTACTTTTGCTGTGCTCTTGCCTATTGGCATCATTGCATTTTATTGAGGCGGAAGTGGATATCAACTTTACTACGGCAAACCAGATTCGCAAGAATCTTAATAGAACAACATCACCGTGCTCGAATTTCTGGAACTTCGCCTGCGGAGGCTTTGGCAATGCCTCGGAGTACGTCGACAACTTTGAGTGGGTAGAGGATCAGTTTGCGAGCGCCATGGTTGAGTTATTCGAGAGCCACTTGGGAGAGAACGACACCCAAGCACCGCGACTGATCGGACAAATGCGATCATATTACAAAGCCTGTACGGAGGATATGCGAACGATGAACGCAACCCATGCTCCTGAGGAAGTTACAGAATGGTCTACGGACCCTGTAAACTTCATACAGCACGTCTTTTGTAGGATAGTATTTGATGAGCGTAGTGGTGTGGCCAACAATGACTCCATGCACCAGGTTATTCAGCTGCAGATGCCTGACCCGAGTACCAGGTACAGTAGCCTCCGCGTGCTGCAGCTTCTGCAATTGAATACGTCGCTGCGTAATCATAATGTTGTCAAACTGGTGAGGAAATTGCAGCAACTGCGGGATAGATATCGTGAAGAGAATCCGGTTGTGTATACCTGGACTTATAGTGAACTCAGGCAACAGATCCCCAATGTTCCATGGTGGCACTTATGTAATCAATTTTTGGCTGGCCAAAACACCTCTAAGGAGTGCGATCACTTGAGTTTCGAGGTCAGTGATCGGGACTACATCCGCGAAAGTAGTCAGTTCTTTCATGATTTTGAGGATTATAATGCAAAACATCTGTATTTGCGATTGCACCTCTATGTTCTCCTGGAGGAATCGCAACCTAGGGAGCGAAACCCAAAGACCTGCATTCACCACATGCGTGCTTTTCTCCCCCTGGGTGTGAACTATATGTACGATCGGTTTGTGTACCAAAATCGGGAGAAGGACACCTTTCAGCTGATGGAGATCTTGGCGAACGTAAAGGCCACctttggcaaatatttggaGGCCAATCGCCTGCAGCTCACGACCCAGCAACTGGCCTATGTGAGAGCTAAGTTGGAGGGAATGCAGCTGAAAGTGGGCAATTTACCAGAGGAGAAGTCTCCAGAGTTCTACGACACCCATTACGAGAGTGCCAATTTTACAACGTCAAACTTCTATGGCAATCTCATTCAGGCCTTGGCCCTACGAGCCCGTCTCCAACATGCGGGACTGCCGAACCCGGGCTCCAGACTGGATCTGCAGCGCTACTATGTCAACGACAATGTGAGGAAGGCCAGGACTTCGCCTTTCTATGAAAACGAAAGGAACACCATCACCGTGCCCATGGAGTTCCTGCAATGGCCCTTGTTCGATCACCGCCAGCACAGCGTCTTCCAGCAGAGTCTGCTGGGAGCTGTACTGGCCCACGAGATGAACCACGCCTTCGAGCAGGAAGGCATACTCTTCGATGCAGCCGGAAATGAGTCCCCTGTGGGCTTGCAGATCCGGGAGTCGCCTGCCTTCCGGGATGCCATCAGGTGTGCGGAGAGGAAGCCCTATGTTTCCTTAAAAGAACGCCTGGCTGATCTTAACGGTCTGCAGTTGGCCTACGACTCCTTCTTTGGTTTGGATCATGACTCCCGGAAGTTTGAGTACCGTCCGTACGCCTTTGAGGCGGAGTTCAGCGCCCCACAGCTGTTCCACCTGAGCTACGCCCAGTTCTTCTGCGGATCCCTGCCGCCGGTGATCGCCCACGATCGGGATGATGAGCGTGTGAACGTGAGCGTTGGCAACTTGCGTCAGTTTGCCTACGACTTCAAGTGCGAGGAGAGTCACTTGCCCCCCTGCGAAATGTGGCGCCCAAACGTGCATCCATAA